In Fusarium oxysporum Fo47 chromosome XI, complete sequence, the following are encoded in one genomic region:
- a CDS encoding putative sugar transporter, translated as MPFAVGTATTKQDLAVAQAEAPQLAKVKWWADPGMRVLYFYAAILCVCSATTGYDGSMLNTSQAMDDWQDYFGKPKGSKLGILNSIYQIGSIASFPFAPFMADHFGRKIPIAVGCLIMILGAFISAFTNGFGMYLGGRFLVGFGNSLAQLSCPVLLTEICHPQHRAIVSAIYNCLWNLGATLCAFIGLGTININSNWSWRSITLIQAVPSLIQITFIYWIPESPRWLMAHERHEEALDILAKYHANGDANNATVQFEYTEIKETIALEYQAQKSGSYLDFLRTRGNRYRLMLLVSLGIISQYSGNALISNYSNIIYEGAGIKDQAQKTGLNAGENMLKLFVAIGCSMGIDRFGRRPLFLTATVGMLLFFLAWTIVAARFEAGGEVEIKRLGYPQIALIWLFDVCYSIAWSGLIVAYALEICPFRLRARGLTIMNFFIQVALTIGNQTNPIALDNLPNKWNFWCFYTVWIAVELAFVFFFYVETKGPTLEEIARIFDGDDANVAQVDLKDTEKQAVFETTEQVHHDERRDL; from the exons atgccTTTCGCTGTCGGTACAGCTACTACCAAGCAGGACCTCGCCGTCGCGCAGGCTGAGGCTCCTCAGCTCGCCAAGGTCAAATGGTGGGCTGATCCTGGAATGCGCGTGCTGTACTTTTACGCCGCCATTCTGTGTGTCTGCTCTGCCACCACTGGTTACGATGG ATCCATGTTGAACACTTCCCAGGCCATGGACGATTGGCAGGATTACTTTGGCAAGCCCAAGGGCTCCAAGCTTGGCATTCTCAACTCGATCTATCAGATTGGTAGCATTGCTAGTTTCCCATTCGC TCCATTCATGGCTGATCACTTTGGCCGAAAGATCCCCATTGCCGTGGGATGTCTCATCATGATTCTCGGCGCTTTCATCTCGGCCTTCACCAATGGTTTCGGCA TGTACCTTGGTGGTCGATTCCTCGTCGGTTTCGGAAACTCTTTGGCCCAGCTCTCTTGCCCTGTTCTCCTCACCGAGATCTGCCATCCTCAGCACCGTGCCATCGTCTCTGCCATCTACAACTGCTTGTGGAACCTGGGTGCCACCC TCTGCGCTTTCATCGGTCTCGGTAcgatcaacatcaacagcaactGGTCATGGCGATCCATCACCCTCATCCAAGCCGTGCCATCTTTGATCCAAATCACCTTCATCTATTGGATCCCCGAGTCTCCCCGTTGGCTTATGGCTCACGAGCGCCACGAGGAAGCTCTTGACATCCTTGCCAAGTACCACGCCAACGGAGACGCCAACAACGCGACCGTGCAGTTTGAGTAcactgagatcaaggagaccaTCGCCCTCGAATACCAGGCTCAGAAGAGCGGCAGCTACCTTGATTTCCTTCGAACCCGCGGTAACCGTTATCGTCTCATGCTCTTGGTCTCCCTGGGTATCATCTCGCAGTACTCTGGAAATGCTCTGATCAGCAACTATTCCAACATTATCTACGAGGGCGCTGGTATCAAGGACCAGGCCCAAAAGACCGGACTGAACGCAGGAGAGAACATGCTCAAGCTTTTCGTTGCTATTGGCTGCTCCATGGGAATTGATCGCTTCGGTCGTCGTCCACTCTTCCTTACTGCCACTGTCG GTATGctgttgttcttcttggcctggacCATTGTTGCCGCTCGCTTTGAAGCCGGTGGTGAGGTCGAGATCAAGCGTCTTGGATACCCCCAGATCGCCCTCATCTGGCTCTTCGACGTCTGCTACTCTATCGCCTGGTCCGGTCTTATCGTCGCCTACGCTCTGGAGATCTGCCCCTTCAGACTCCGTGCCCGTGGCCTCACTATCATGAACTTCTTCATTCAGGTTGCCCTCACCATTGGCAACCAGACCAACCCTATCGCTCTCGATAATCTTCCCAACAAGTGGAACTTCTGGTGCTTCTACACT GTTTGGATCGCTGTTGAGCTCgcctttgtcttcttcttctatgtTGAGACCAAGGGCCCTACTCTGGAGGAGATTGCTAGAATCttcgatggtgatgatgctaATGTTGCACAAGTCGACCTCAAGGATACTGAGAAGCAGGCTGTTTTTGAGACCACGGAACAGGTGCATCATGATGAGCGCAGGGATTTGTAA
- a CDS encoding RNA dependent RNA polymerase-domain-containing protein encodes MSPSTIEPGRGLDVLDELPIRMYRQNAGPVAGNSAGRHSVYLPTTEVTNTNRQYDCLVLRSELDFQTKETKSPNRSEPRIMISQVPICDDRHWKKPLCHDDDSDDSDYSVSSSLADVMSQVWNENENLQQLPHESRVGFEGRLSQLPCKNLDAVTIQLKQGKEHNVAPHPALAGNLSTIWPSCPVEMDHAPLIIKWELHRVARHCSVVLENASIQYSPLWEDQSVFRDALKGIPCFQGKTFPEACDTEVWLRGLADSSHSGEVVVFKAVLRLDPKTGDARLDFELPALEKSCRLSRKFAPDRFIDLKLRIGNRAKAEADNLDLALARWLVRSRHPFLSRKWAAFFIDEFKSKNAKVTPASEFAEERQVILFAEQGQGIESSTMLNWLLQTDQNLDQPYMKLFHRISQGILSPGSVLVDLKWNFVLEKKQLRNYLMDEESPTGNVMNDGIGRVSLALMRKVQHALGLDYLPSAIQGRIGSAKGIWVLDIGTQPSRIWIETYKSQEKWNCDWEDPQHRTLEILTRSAGLEIAQLNHQFISILESQSVNRQLTRTAIVKHMKNHLQMSLDSAKEAMKHPELFRKWIHETSYPSYGGKAESWFVGGLPKGWPEQMSFLSDGGFNPLQLGFLHNLVLNHMESQLKETKNKMKIKINQSTWALIIVDFQRVLGPDEVQLCFSSPFNDGLEDRYDLEGFDVLVARCPAHLPSDIQKVKAVFKPELRHLKDVIVFPCTGQEPLADKLSGGDYDGDKAWICWDKDIVNNFRNAEVPTKPSFDGYFEPNKRTVKSLISMHGQSNFLDHLLEEAFTFHLAPKFVGICTNYKERLAYHKDSLDVSSVLNMSWLLSTLVDQTKSGFMFNDKIWRRFQKEYCENQVFLKRPAYKNDSIGSISGPCHILDFLKFTMQELIQQGLTDLHRYRSDQNGNGGPLVLSTFDKDLISYWNEFEAGAKNLICEQDPASNWLLELRSNLERDIHQCASCWVEMMSGPDGRDHYLDKAASVYERWDSISPQITTRSASVGFGIWVLTRPFTHSPLLETWQLLKASLTFKLYHKKPKFVWQIAGRQLQFIKSTRTKAPIPVISRTYKVLRPDGKRIAQHCVSEDGVLAENISIPD; translated from the exons ATGTCACCCTCCACCATCGAACCCGGCCGCGGGCTAGATGTTCTGGATGAGCTGCCTATTCGTATGTACAGACAAAATGCCGGCCCGGTCGCTGGGAACTCTGCTGGCAGACATTCAGTATATCTTCCCACCACTGAGGTCACGAACACTAATCGCCAGTATGATTGTCTTGTTCTACGATCTGAATTGGACTTCCAGACGAAAGAGACTAAAAGTCCAAATAGATCTGAGCCCCGAATAATGATATCTCAAGTTCCAATTTGCGATGATAGGCATTGGAAAAAGCCATTATGTCATGACGATGATAGCGACGACTCTGACTATTCTGTCTCGTCTTCTTTGGCAGATGTGATGTCACAGGTTTGGAATGAAAACGAGAACTTGCAGCAGTTGCCACATGAGTCCAGAGTGGGTTTCGAAGGACGTTTGTCTCAGCTGCCGTGCAAGAACCTTGATGCTGTCACTATTCAACTTAAGCAAGGAAAAGAGCACAATGTCGCACCACACCCGGCCCTTGCAGGCAACTTAAGCACTATATGGC CAAGCTGCCCAGTAGAGATGGACCATGCACCTCTAATAATCAAGTGGGAACTGCATCGTGTTGCACGCCATTGCTCCGTTGTTTTGGAAAATGCTTCCATCCAGTACTCACCATTGTGGGAAGATCAAAGCGTATTTCGAGATGCTTTGAAGGGAATCCCCTGTTTCCAGGGGAAAACTTTTCCAGAAGCGTGCGACACTGAGGTCTGGCTCAGAGGTTTGGCCGATAGCTCCCACTCTGGGGAAGTCGTGGTCTTCAAGGCAGTCCTTCGTTTAGATCCCAAGACTGGAGATGCGAGACTCGATTTCGAACTTCCAGCCTTGGAAAAAAGCTGCAGACTCAGTCGGAAATTTGCTCCTGACAGATTTATCGATCTAAAGCTACGAATAGGGAATCGAGCTAAAGCTGAAGCTGACAATCTAGACCTAGCATTAGCAAGATGGTTAGTGCGCAGCCGCCATCCATTCCTTTCTCGCAAATGGGCGGCGTTCTTTATTGATGAATTCAAGTCGAAGAACGCAAAGGTGACACCAGCGTCGGAATTCGCTGAAGAGCGACAAGTAATTCTTTTTgcagaacaaggccaaggtaTCGAGTC ATCCACAATGTTGAACTGGCTGTTACAAACTGATCAAAACCTCGATCAACCATACATGAAGCTCTTTCATCGTATCTCACAGGGTATTCTAAGTCCTGGATCGGTCTTGGTGGATCTCAAATGGAACTTCG TACTTGAAAAGAAGCAGCTGCGTAACTACTTGATGGACGAAGAATCGCCGACTGGCAATGTCATGAATGACGGAATTGGAAGAGTATCTCTGGCTCTCATGAGAAAGGTTCAGCATGCCCTTGGGCTTGATTACCTCCCATCAGCTATACAAGGGAGGATAGGCAGTGCCAAAGGGATCTGGGTTCTTGACATAGGAACTCAACCATCTCGGATATGGATTGAGACATACAAATCTCAAGAGAAGTGGAATTGCGATTGGGAAGACCCTCAACACCGAACTCTGGAGATCTTAACTCGATCCGCTGGGCTGGAAATAGCGCAGTTGAATCATCAATTCATCTCGATTTTGGAAAGCCAATCCGTCAACCGCCAACTCACTCGAACAGCAATCGTCAAGCACATGAAGAATCATCTTCAAATGAGTTTAGACAGCGCTAAAGAAGCTATGAAGCACCCAGAGCTGTTTAGAAAGTGGATTCATGAGACTTCCTATCCTAGTTATGGTGGGAAGGCCGAGTCCTGGTTCGTTGGGGGGCTGCCCAAGGGCTGGCCAGAACAAATGAGCTTCCTTTCAGATGGAGGATTTAACCCCCTTCAGCTTGGGTTTTTACATAACCTCGTCTTAAACCATATGGAGTCACAGCTGAAGGAGACGAaaaacaagatgaagatcaagatTAATCAGTCGACTTGGGCGTTGATCATAGTGGATTTCCAGCGAGTCCTTGGACCAGATGAGGTTCAGTTGTGCTTCTCAAGCCCTTTCAACGATGGCTTAGAAGACCGTTATGACCTGGAAGGCTTCGATGTCCTTGTTGCAAGATGTCCTGCGCATCTGCCAAGCGACATCCAAAAAGTCAAGGCGGTTTTCAAGCCGGAGCTCCGCCACTTGAAAGACGTTATCGTGTTCCCTTGTACAGGGCAAGAGCCGCTTGCCGACAAACTTTCAGGAGGTGACTACGATGGTGATAAAGCTTGGATATGCTGGGACAAGGACATTGTCAATAATTTTCGAAATGCCGAAGTACCCACAAAACCTTCCTTTGATGGCTACTTCGAACCGAACAAGAGAACGGTTAAATCTCTTATCTCGATGCACGGCCAGTCGAACTTTTTAGATCACTTGTTGGAAGAGGCTTTTACATTTCACCTCGCTCCTAAATTTGTCGGCATCTGTACGAATTACAAGGAAAGGCTGGCATACCACAAGGATAGTCTGGATGTCTCTTCTGTCCTGAATATGAGCTGGCTTCTAAGTACATTGGTTGATCAGACAAAGAGTGGGTTCATGTTCAATGACAAAATTTGGCGACGATTTCAGAAGGAATACTGTGAAAATCAGGTTTTCCTCAAACGACCGGCGTACAAGAATGACAGTATTGGGAGTATCTCAGGACCGTGTCATATTCTGGATTTCCTCAAATTTACGATGCAAGAGTTAATACAGCAGGGGCTGACTGACCTTCACCGCTACCGATCAGATCAAAATGGAAATGGGGGCCCATTGGTTCTATCCACATTTGATAAAGATCTCATTTCTTATTGGAATGAATTTGAAGCCGGGGCAAAGAACCTGATCTGTGAACAAGATCCAGCATCAAACTGGCTGTTAGAACTACGGTCGAATCTCGAAAGGGATATACACCAATGCGCTTCATGCTGGGTTGAAATGATGTCAGGTCCAGATGGAAGAGATCATTATTTGGACAAGGCCGCTTCCGTATACGAAAGATGGGATTCTATATCACCACAGATTACGACCAGGTCTGCTTCCGTAGGATTTGGAATCTGGGTTCTCACCAGACCATTTACCCACTCGCCACTACTAGAAACTTGGCAACTTCTTAAAGCAAGTCTGACTTTCAAGTTATATCACAAGAAACCCAAGTTTGTATGGCAAATTGCAGGCCGTCAACTTCAGTTCATCAAATCTACCAGGACCAAGGCACCAATTCCAGTTATATCAAGAACATATAAAGTGTTACGCCCAGATGGAAAGCGAATTGCCCAACATTGTGTCAGCGAAGACGGAGTACTAGCGGAGAATATATCGATACCTGATTGA
- a CDS encoding concanavalin A-like lectin/glucanase domain-containing protein, which translates to MKFLSKVLLFCALANSTTLAIPKSKQFTSSNFLLESRAQHQTRDVKNLTSYIWNGGEVAGPRFASVTAEVIIPNITFPYGYNASARYGSSVWVGIGGDQNTCDDPARINNGGLIQGGYYYLYDPEGDFGVFAFYEWFPDGPVFLDDTEGIETAIGDHVRMTVTQKDNVTGTFTWENFTSDKKFTKELKAPVNGTLCTNHAEWIVESFMTTKDHETLFPDFGELHFTDIKAISAANEEVSLQEHGIIVEAEPVLGNGKYLTDCEITGSDATTCKWLGYKGIFEN; encoded by the exons ATGAAGTTCCTCTCTAAAGTATTGCTGTTTTGCGCACTCGCAAATAGCACAACATTGGCTATACCAAAGTCAAAGCAGTTTACTTCTAGCAATTTCTTGCTTGAGAGCAGGGCTCAACACCAGACCCGAGATGTAAAAAACCTAACAAGCTATATCTGGAACGGAGGCGAGGTTGCTGGTCCACGCTTTGCATCCGTCACTGCAGAAGTCATCATCCCCAATATCACCTTCCCCTATGGATACAATGCCAGTGCAAGATACGGCTCTTCAGTTTGGGTCGGAATTGGTGGAGACCAGAATACCTGTGATGATCCTGCGCGTATCAACAACGGGGGTCTCATTCAAGGGGGTTATTACTACCTATACGACCCTGAGGGTGACTTTGGCGTTTTCGCCTTCTACGAGTGGTTCCCAGACGGACCCGTCTTCTTGGACGACACGGAGGGCATCGAGACTGCGATTGGTGACCACGTGCGCATGACCGTTACCCAAAAGGACAACGTTACGGGTACCTTCACGTGGGAAAACTTCACATCTGACAAAAA ATTTACAAAAGAGCTAAAGGCCCCTGTAAATGGGACCTTGTGCACGAATCATGCAGAATGGATTGTTGAGAGCTTTATGACGACCAAGGACCATGAGACTCTGTTCCCAGACTTTGGTGAATTACACTTTACTGACATCAAGGCCATCTCGGCAGCAAACGAGGAGGTATCGCTACAGGAGCATGGAATTATCGTCGAGGCCGAGCCTGTGCTCGGGAACGGAAAGTACTTGACCGATTGTGAGATAACGGGATCGGATGCTACGACATGCAAATGGCTTGGATACAAGGGTATTTTCGAAAACTAG
- a CDS encoding P-loop containing nucleoside triphosphate hydrolase protein has translation MGQHYSQPRLGTKLQVIGAGLPRTGTASISRALEILLDGPVYHGATQALLGPEREIKTWIKVLMQWRPKDNSTRRSNLDLMKEHIDGFAAITDSPGSTLVPELMTVYPDAIVICTVRDVEAWERSMAAVSSKSTQWFLRFVLFPVPSLRYFVDYIDALRQQWFLKYGETEPVTSSSYNQHITWLKENVPEDRLVFIDVHDGWEPLCKALDLPVPKDVPFPRINDSQAIDNFAKKNINRGLLPLTMVRQNA, from the exons ATGGGCCAACACTACTCTCAACCGCGACTAGGCACCAAGCTTCAAGTCATTGGCGCTGGCCTTCCTCGTACCGGGACCGCATCAATCAGCCGAGCTCTGGAAATTCTTCTCGACGGTCCCGTATATCATGGCGCGACACAAGCCCTTCTCGGCCCTGAAAGAGAAATCAAAACATGGATCAAGGTACTGATGCAGTGGCGGCCAAAAGACAATTCAACAAGGCGCTCTAATCTAGATCTCATGAAAGAACATATTGACGGGTTTGCCGCAATTACCGACTCGCCCGGCTCAACTCTCGTGCCGGAATTAATGACGGTCTATCCAGATGCAATAGTGATCTGCACTGTCCGCGATGTTGAAGCGTGGGAGCGAAGCATGGCTGCCGTTAGTAGCAAATCGACGCAGTGGTTCCTGCGCTTCGTCTTGTTCCCTGTGCCCTCACTACGATACTTTGTCGACTACATCGATGCGCTGCGCCAGCAGTGGTTTCTGAAGTATGGAGAAACCGAGCCAGTGACGAGTAGCTCATACAATCAGCACATCACTTGGTTGAAGGAAAATGTGCCAGAGGACCGTCTGGTATTCATAGATGTTCATGACGGCTGGGAACCGTTGTGCAAGGCGTTAGATCTACCAGTCCCGAAAGATGTCCCTTTCCCAAGGATTAACGATAGCCAAGCTATAGACAATTTTgcaaagaagaatattaatAGAGGGCTG CTGCCGCTGACCATGGTAAGACAAAATGCGTAA
- a CDS encoding transferase family-domain-containing protein, with amino-acid sequence MITQDLLYLAPPLLPTEQIGPKIWVRNIFFFELSERYNMSALVEMLRLGYRNLKKNVPLIGCEVVPAGESRAGMSKLRHYGDENLNDFTVKDFRADSACPSFAELKAQGYPSSALDPDRFCPRGLGGEWPQPGDRVTVSLMQANFIRGGLLLSMSFLHVCCDQTTVFKFIEVFAEEIRRAQGLAITDPAEIHSEDRENMMKVSGNNAEICLDHPEYTILESSPSKVPPLLSRDIHHGHVWYFSPESLTALKEEASPKNAKILKHETLPPYISTNDALTALIWRSTMAAQHSAALRTSTGSLGSKAPRSGDLSQVAIALDLRRRSGCTIQKHTLGNIFGFAPAILDLNQIIQEASLADLAILVRRAVSRAQNVYLDEIISIVDDLDDVSCLVATCILDMPGNHIIQTSWRDFPFYDIEWGDAFGSNMKALRPPSCGLMHGVQVVLPNPKRGGSEVWVGVEDSSMGRLMQDPSWRTYAETLTAF; translated from the coding sequence ATGATTACTCAGGATCTACTCTACTTGGCCCCTCCTCTCCTGCCAACTGAGCAGATTGGGCCAAAGATTTGGGTGCGAAACATATTTTTTTTCGAGCTCTCGGAAAGATATAACATGAGCGCACTGGTGGAAATGCTGAGGCTAGGCTATCGTAACTTGAAAAAGAATGTTCCTCTTATTGGTTGCGAAGTTGTCCCTGCAGGAGAGAGCCGGGCTGGTATGTCGAAACTTCGGCACTATGGCGATGAAAATCTCAACGATTTTACTGTCAAGGACTTTCGAGCTGATAGTGCTTGTCCCAGCTTTGCAGAACTCAAAGCTCAAGGTTATCCATCATCTGCGCTTGACCCCGACAGATTTTGCCCCCGTGGCCTGGGAGGCGAATGGCCTCAACCCGGGGACCGTGTCACTGTTTCCCTGATGCAAGCCAATTTCATTCGCGGTGgtctccttctcagcatgTCTTTTTTGCATGTTTGTTGCGATCAGACTACTGTATTCAAGTTTATCGAGGTCTTTGCTGAAGAAATTCGACGTGCTCAAGGGCTAGCAATCACTGATCCTGCTGAAATTCATTCGGAGGACCGTGAAAATATGATGAAGGTGTCCGGGAACAACGCAGAAATTTGCTTAGATCACCCTGAGTACACCATACTCGAGTCAAGTCCCAGCAAAGTACCGCCCCTATTGTCGAGAGATATCCACCACGGCCACGTATGGTATTTTTCACCTGAGAGCCTTACAGCCCTTAAGGAGGAAGCTTCGCCCAAGAACGCAAAGATATTGAAACATGAAACCCTTCCGCCATATATCTCTACCAACGATGCTTTGACGGCATTAATATGGAGATCTACAATGGCCGCCCAGCACTCAGCAGCGCTGAGAACTTCTACTGGATCTCTTGGTTCAAAAGCTCCTCGTTCTGGGGATCTTTCGCAAGTGGCAATTGCACTTGACCTACGTCGACGATCCGGATGTACCATACAGAAACACACCCTTGGTAATATCTTTGGATTTGCTCCGGCCATTCTGGATCTTAACCAGATCATTCAAGAGGCTTCACTCGCGGACTTAGCTATCCTCGTGAGACGTGCTGTTTCCAGAGCCCAAAACGTTTATCTTGATGAGATAATCAGCATCGTTGACGACCTTGATGATGTGAGCTGTCTCGTGGCAACTTGTATATTGGACATGCCGGGAAATCATATCATTCAGACATCCTGGCGAGACTTTCCCTTTTACGACATTGAGTGGGGTGATGCTTTCGGTAGCAATATGAAAGCTCTACGACCACCGTCTTGTGGGCTAATGCACGGCGTGCAGGTTGTGCTTCCCAATCCTAAACGAGGAGGGTCTGAAGTGTGGGTTGGAGTCGAGGACTCGTCAATGGGCAGGTTAATGCAAGACCCATCATGGAGGACTTATGCGGAAACTCTTACTGCGTTTTAG